One Phalacrocorax aristotelis chromosome Z, bGulAri2.1, whole genome shotgun sequence DNA window includes the following coding sequences:
- the LOC142050187 gene encoding urea transporter 2-like, translating to MENSVDIKTETKGEGKPIKQNPLTQAGKRVCRAVGYITGDMKEFEAWLTDKPFMIKFIDWVLRGISQGVFVNNPLSGLIVVAGFLVQNPWWTLTGCLGTVVSTLTALILGQDRSAIEAGLYGYNGVLVGLLMAVFSAKGDYHWWLLLPVTLVSMTCPVFTSALGSVFRKWDLPVFTLPFNLALMLYLAASGPHNLFFPTTVIQPATATPNITWTDAEMPMLLQSIPVGVGQVYGCNNPWTGGIFLIALFISSPLICLHAAIGSAVGMLAALSLATPFSKIYSGLWGYNSSLSCAAIGGMFYAFTWQTHLLAIACAFFSAYLGATVTNMLSVFGMPSGTWSFCLSALIFLLITTNNSAIYKLPLSKVTYPEANRAYYLKMKQRQRSFCEV from the exons ATGGAAAATAGTGTTGATATCAAGACAGAAACCAAGGGTGAAGGAAAGCCAATAAAGCAGAATCCACTGACCCAAGCTGGCAAGAgagtctgcagagctgtggggtATATCACTGGAGACATGAAGGAATTTGAAGCCTGGTTAACAG ACAAACCTTTCATGATCAAGTTTATTGACTGGGTGCTGCGTGGGATATCCCAGGGGGTGTTTGTCAACAACCCCCTCAGTGGGCTTATTGTAGTTGCTGGTTTCCTGGTGCAGAACCCATGGTGGACACTCACAGGCTGTTTAGGAACAGTTGTCTCAACTTTAACAGCTCTTATTCTGGGTCAGGACAG ATCAGCTATTGAAGCAGGCCTGTATGGCTATAACGGGGTCTTGGTGGGATTGCTCATGGCCGTCTTCTCTGCTAAGGGGGACTACCACTGGTGGCTTCTGCTGCCGGTAACACTGGTGTCCATGACGTG CCCTGTTTTCACCAGCGCTTTAGGCTCAGTCTTCCGTAAGTGGGATCTGCCTGTTTTCACCTTGCCTTTCAACTTGGCCTTGATGCTCTATCTGGCTGCATCAGGACCCCATAACCTCTTCTTCCCTACAACTGTCATTCAGCCTGCAACAGCAACACCAAACATCACCTGGACGGACGCTGAAATGCCAATG ctcctgcaatCCATTCCCGTCGGGGTGGGTCAGGTTTATGGATGCAATAACCCTTGGACTGGGGGAATTTTCCTAATTGCTTTATTTATCTCTTCTCCGCTCATTTGTCTGCATGCAGCAATTGGATCAGCAGTGGGGATGCTGGCAG CACTGAGCTTAGCAACACCTTTTAGCAAAATCTACTCTGGCTTGTGGGGCTACAACAGCTCCCTCTCATGCGCGGCGATCGGAGGCATGTTCTATGCTTTCACCTGGCAGACACATTTGCTGGCAATTGCCTGTG cATTCTTCAGTGCCTATCTGGGAGCAACTGTGACTAACATGTTGTCTGTG tttggGATGCCATCAGGAACCTGGTCTTTTTGCTTGTCTGCACTGATCTTCCTTTTAATAACCACAAACAACTCTGCCATCTACAAGCTACCACTCTCCAAAGTCACCTATCCAGAAGCCAATCGAGCTTATTATCTGAAGATGAAGCAACGTCAGAGGTCTTTCTGTGAGGTATAA